From bacterium, a single genomic window includes:
- a CDS encoding LysR family transcriptional regulator — MEIRHLRLIKFIVEEGSLTKAMDKLHLTQSALSHQLKEAEYQLGTKIFMRVNKKMILTKAGEKLYALANDVIDKMDDTRNEIKKMIYGESGEIKISTECYTSYHWLPSLMRQFHLLYPNVELKIVIEATHYPLQGLLNGKLDVAITSDPIKDDHIIYTELFQDEMLAVVSSNHMWAKRKFITAEDFTDENLIIHSLPLETVTIHTAVLEPAGITPKKITVVPLTEASIEMVKAEMGVFVMAQWALKPYLNNGTLKTIKIGKNGLKRKHYVATLREKPHAGYFDQFIEFLQREITL, encoded by the coding sequence ATGGAAATTCGCCATCTCCGTTTGATCAAATTTATAGTCGAAGAAGGCAGCCTGACCAAAGCTATGGACAAGTTGCACTTGACGCAATCCGCTCTGAGCCACCAATTGAAGGAAGCAGAATACCAGTTGGGAACTAAAATCTTTATGCGCGTGAATAAAAAGATGATCCTGACCAAGGCCGGTGAAAAACTTTATGCCCTTGCCAACGACGTCATTGACAAAATGGACGATACGCGCAATGAAATTAAAAAAATGATCTATGGCGAATCCGGAGAAATCAAAATCAGCACGGAATGTTACACCAGCTATCACTGGTTACCCTCGCTCATGCGCCAGTTCCATCTTCTCTACCCGAATGTCGAGCTGAAAATTGTTATCGAGGCAACGCATTATCCTCTTCAGGGATTATTGAACGGAAAATTGGACGTAGCCATCACGAGCGATCCAATAAAGGACGACCATATAATTTATACTGAATTATTTCAGGACGAGATGCTGGCGGTAGTATCGTCTAATCACATGTGGGCCAAACGCAAATTTATAACGGCTGAAGATTTTACCGATGAAAATCTGATCATCCATTCACTCCCTTTGGAAACCGTTACTATTCACACGGCGGTATTGGAGCCTGCCGGCATCACGCCCAAAAAAATTACGGTCGTTCCGCTTACGGAAGCTTCCATTGAAATGGTTAAAGCAGAAATGGGTGTTTTTGTCATGGCTCAATGGGCATTAAAGCCATACTTAAACAACGGTACTTTAAAAACAATCAAGATCGGTAAAAACGGCCTCAAACGAAAACATTACGTTGCAACGCTGCGGGAGAAGCCGCATGCCGGATATTTTGATCAATTCATAGAGTTTCTCCAAAGAGAAATAACGCTGTAA
- a CDS encoding aspartate/glutamate racemase family protein, with protein MKTIGMIGGTSWVSTLAYYKIINELTNERLGKLHSAKIFLYSIDFDEFKTLADQNAWPEIAKMFINGAQRLEKAGSDCIVLCSNTTHIIADDVQQSIAIPLIHIVDATATAIGEKQINTVGLLGTKFTMEHSFFAERLKSLDIEPIIPNASERKFIHESIFSELTKNIFKPETKKFYLTIIQRLINEGAQGIIFGCTEIPLLIKPEECSVPIFDTTIIHARSAVNFALAEI; from the coding sequence ATGAAAACCATTGGCATGATCGGCGGAACCAGTTGGGTCTCCACGCTTGCATATTACAAAATCATTAATGAATTGACTAACGAGCGGCTTGGAAAACTGCATTCGGCTAAAATTTTTTTATATTCAATCGATTTTGACGAATTCAAAACGCTCGCCGATCAAAATGCGTGGCCGGAAATAGCGAAAATGTTTATCAATGGCGCTCAACGCCTTGAAAAGGCAGGGTCTGATTGTATTGTCTTATGCTCCAATACGACACACATCATCGCCGACGATGTACAACAATCCATTGCCATTCCGCTCATTCACATCGTCGATGCAACGGCAACGGCTATCGGAGAAAAACAAATCAATACAGTCGGTTTATTGGGAACCAAGTTTACGATGGAGCATTCGTTTTTCGCTGAACGCTTAAAATCGCTCGATATCGAACCGATTATCCCAAATGCATCGGAACGAAAGTTTATTCATGAATCGATTTTCAGCGAATTAACTAAAAATATTTTTAAGCCTGAAACTAAAAAATTTTATTTGACCATAATACAGCGACTAATCAATGAAGGCGCACAAGGTATTATTTTCGGTTGTACGGAAATTCCGCTCCTCATCAAGCCTGAAGAATGTTCCGTGCCAATTTTCGATACAACTATTATTCACGCCCGGTCGGCGGTAAATTTCGCGCTGGCCGAGATATAA
- a CDS encoding oligopeptide transporter, OPT family produces MHEQGTTQIKGLPSNAYRELNSGESYVPIMVPEQVYPEVNFRSVFWGLLLAVIFSASAAYLGLKIGQVFEAAIPIAIIAVGLSAATKRKNALGENVIIQSIGANSGAIVAGAIFTIPALYILQLYAEFYKVFLASLLGGCLGILFLIPFRKYFVSDMHGKFPFPEATATTEVLVAGEKGGKQAMVLVISGIIGGAYDFIIATFGWWSEVFTTRVFPLGAELADKAKMVFRINVGAAVMGLGYIIGLKYSAIICAGSFVSWYLLVPVVAYIGDGLSMTLGASATKLIHDMTAEEIFRNYVRHIGIGGIAMAGIIGIIRSSKVIRSAFTLGFKELVNPKASADGRTRTQRDLSMSIVAIGTLLTAIAIFIFFWLGVVSNLGHALVGLLIVMIIAFLFTTVAANAIAIVGTNPVSGMTLMTLIISSIVLVSVGLTGEVGMVAALLIGGVVCTALSAAGSFITDLKIGYWLGSSPYKQQTWKFAGTLASSATVGWVILLLNETYGFVGKDALVAPQANAMAAVIQPLMSGNPAPWMLYAAGAMMALSLTMIGVPALPFALGMYIPLELNAPLLVGGLIAHFVSTRSKDEQVNHARRERGTLIASGFIAGGALMGVISALLRYLGFNWVDPEWTESHSAELFALVMFIGICGYMIWDSLRGKPEED; encoded by the coding sequence ATGCACGAGCAAGGGACAACACAGATCAAAGGGCTTCCTTCCAATGCCTACCGTGAACTGAATTCAGGCGAGTCGTATGTACCGATAATGGTTCCGGAGCAAGTTTACCCGGAAGTAAATTTCAGATCGGTTTTCTGGGGGCTATTGTTAGCGGTTATATTTTCCGCTTCGGCAGCCTATTTAGGTTTAAAAATCGGGCAAGTATTTGAAGCGGCGATTCCGATTGCGATCATTGCCGTAGGATTATCCGCCGCGACCAAACGTAAAAATGCGCTGGGGGAGAATGTCATCATTCAATCAATCGGAGCTAATTCGGGCGCCATTGTTGCCGGAGCGATTTTTACAATTCCGGCGTTGTACATTCTCCAATTATATGCAGAGTTCTATAAAGTTTTCCTGGCATCGTTGCTCGGAGGATGCCTTGGAATTTTATTTTTAATTCCGTTTAGAAAATATTTTGTATCCGACATGCACGGCAAGTTTCCATTTCCCGAAGCCACGGCGACGACGGAAGTTCTCGTAGCCGGTGAAAAAGGCGGCAAACAAGCCATGGTGTTGGTCATCAGCGGTATCATTGGAGGCGCTTACGATTTCATTATTGCGACGTTCGGATGGTGGAGCGAGGTTTTCACGACGCGCGTATTTCCGCTAGGCGCAGAATTAGCCGATAAAGCAAAAATGGTTTTTCGGATCAACGTTGGTGCGGCTGTGATGGGATTGGGGTATATCATTGGCCTTAAATATTCGGCGATTATCTGCGCCGGATCGTTTGTGTCATGGTATTTGCTCGTTCCGGTGGTGGCTTATATCGGAGACGGATTGAGCATGACGCTGGGGGCAAGTGCAACGAAACTTATTCATGATATGACTGCGGAAGAAATTTTTAGGAACTATGTGCGTCATATCGGCATCGGCGGCATCGCGATGGCGGGAATTATCGGTATTATTCGTTCTTCGAAAGTCATTCGGTCGGCTTTTACACTTGGATTCAAAGAACTGGTAAATCCCAAGGCATCGGCGGACGGCCGTACCCGCACGCAACGCGATTTGTCGATGAGTATCGTTGCTATAGGGACTTTATTAACCGCTATTGCTATTTTTATTTTCTTCTGGCTAGGTGTGGTCAGTAATCTTGGTCATGCGTTGGTTGGCTTATTGATCGTGATGATCATTGCATTCCTGTTTACAACCGTGGCAGCGAATGCAATTGCCATTGTCGGCACGAATCCCGTTTCCGGTATGACGTTGATGACACTGATTATTTCATCAATCGTTTTAGTTTCCGTTGGGCTGACGGGAGAGGTCGGGATGGTTGCCGCGCTTTTGATCGGCGGTGTCGTTTGCACGGCTCTTTCTGCCGCCGGTTCATTTATCACGGATTTAAAAATCGGTTACTGGCTAGGTTCATCGCCTTACAAGCAGCAGACATGGAAGTTTGCCGGAACGCTGGCTTCATCGGCGACCGTGGGATGGGTAATTCTGCTATTGAACGAGACGTACGGATTTGTCGGCAAGGATGCGTTGGTCGCACCGCAGGCGAATGCGATGGCCGCAGTGATCCAGCCTTTGATGTCGGGTAATCCGGCGCCGTGGATGTTATATGCCGCAGGAGCAATGATGGCACTATCGCTGACAATGATCGGGGTGCCCGCGTTGCCGTTTGCGCTTGGTATGTATATTCCGCTGGAATTAAACGCCCCGCTATTGGTTGGTGGCTTGATTGCGCATTTTGTTTCCACGCGCAGTAAGGATGAACAGGTCAATCATGCGCGTCGTGAACGCGGAACTTTGATTGCCAGCGGTTTCATTGCCGGCGGCGCTTTGATGGGCGTCATCAGCGCACTTCTTCGTTATCTCGGGTTTAATTGGGTTGATCCGGAATGGACGGAATCGCATTCGGCTGAATTGTTTGCACTGGTTATGTTCATAGGTATCTGCGGATATATGATCTGGGATTCGTTGAGAGGCAAGCCGGAAGAGGACTAG
- a CDS encoding (2Fe-2S)-binding protein, whose protein sequence is MKVNRCVCENLTFEEMKKVVDRFHCKTVGELQTRIKFGVNCRLCLPYVEKMIATGETHFDIIEM, encoded by the coding sequence ATGAAAGTTAACCGATGCGTATGCGAAAACCTCACTTTTGAAGAAATGAAGAAAGTCGTCGATCGTTTTCATTGCAAGACTGTCGGTGAATTGCAGACCCGCATCAAATTCGGAGTGAATTGCCGCCTTTGCCTCCCATATGTTGAAAAAATGATCGCCACCGGTGAAACCCATTTTGATATCATCGAGATGTAA
- a CDS encoding cob(I)yrinic acid a,c-diamide adenosyltransferase — MKIYTKTGDDGTTGLFGGGRVSKDALRIESYGTVDELNSVIGIARSVKLPKELDVILLQIQNDLFNLGADLATPYDNQNSYIPRMQAVHVEKLEQSIDTIDAQLPELTSFIFPGGTTTSAYLHLARNVCRRAERLTVSLSKEENIGPMVVTYLNRLSDLLFVLARWANKFAGKDEVKWSKD, encoded by the coding sequence GTGAAAATCTATACTAAAACAGGGGATGACGGTACGACAGGACTTTTCGGCGGTGGAAGAGTTTCAAAAGATGCTTTGCGTATCGAGTCGTACGGCACCGTCGATGAACTCAATTCCGTTATTGGAATTGCGCGAAGCGTAAAATTGCCAAAAGAGCTCGACGTGATATTACTTCAGATTCAGAACGATTTGTTTAATCTTGGCGCCGATCTGGCAACGCCATACGATAATCAAAATAGTTACATTCCGCGCATGCAAGCCGTTCATGTTGAAAAATTGGAGCAGTCTATTGATACCATCGATGCGCAATTGCCGGAACTGACCAGTTTTATCTTTCCGGGTGGAACTACCACCTCAGCGTACCTGCATTTGGCGCGCAATGTTTGCCGGCGCGCAGAGCGCCTCACCGTCAGTCTATCCAAAGAAGAAAATATCGGGCCGATGGTTGTGACGTATCTGAATCGTCTTTCCGATTTACTTTTTGTGCTTGCCCGGTGGGCGAATAAATTTGCAGGAAAAGACGAGGTTAAGTGGAGCAAGGATTAA
- a CDS encoding cobalamin-binding protein: MISSNLKIASLLSCATEMVCALGLRDNLVAVSHGCDFPVDVKKLPVVTESKIDSDASSGDIDRQVRETVRRSGSVYRICTEQLKQLEPNMIITQKQCEVCAVSFNDVVQAVQELKRSDIRIFTLNPMTLGDIFEEIKKLGIALSVESRAEKILEDIDVRLNTVRQFAGKTTKPTVAFVEWIDPLMIGGNWIPEMIDMAGGIPVGGKAGHHSEFIDMNFLIDADPDVLVIAPCGFTVENSLRELQALTGNDWWLSLKAVKTGRVYVADGHYFFNRSGPRIVDSVEILSYILQPQSRHHYRYLEKEVIHIH, from the coding sequence TTGATATCATCCAATTTAAAAATAGCCTCACTTTTGTCTTGCGCGACGGAGATGGTTTGCGCATTGGGGTTGCGAGATAATTTGGTTGCCGTTTCACATGGCTGTGATTTTCCGGTAGACGTGAAAAAATTACCTGTGGTTACGGAATCCAAAATCGATTCAGATGCATCCAGCGGCGATATTGACCGGCAAGTGCGTGAGACCGTTCGCCGATCCGGCAGCGTATATCGTATTTGCACTGAGCAATTAAAACAGCTCGAGCCGAACATGATCATTACCCAAAAGCAATGCGAGGTATGTGCCGTTTCGTTCAACGATGTTGTGCAAGCCGTGCAGGAGTTGAAGCGATCGGACATTAGGATTTTCACACTGAATCCGATGACGCTGGGAGATATTTTTGAAGAAATTAAGAAGCTCGGTATTGCATTAAGCGTAGAAAGTCGTGCGGAAAAGATTCTCGAGGATATTGACGTTCGACTGAACACAGTTCGGCAATTCGCTGGAAAAACGACGAAGCCGACGGTTGCATTTGTCGAATGGATCGATCCGTTGATGATTGGTGGAAACTGGATTCCTGAAATGATTGATATGGCAGGAGGTATACCGGTAGGCGGAAAAGCAGGACATCATTCTGAATTCATCGATATGAATTTTCTGATCGATGCCGATCCGGACGTTCTGGTGATCGCTCCGTGCGGGTTTACCGTCGAAAATTCGTTACGAGAATTGCAGGCATTGACAGGAAACGACTGGTGGCTTTCGCTCAAAGCAGTGAAAACGGGTCGAGTGTATGTTGCGGACGGTCATTATTTCTTCAATCGGTCCGGCCCGAGAATTGTTGACAGTGTAGAAATCTTGTCTTATATTTTGCAGCCTCAAAGCAGGCATCATTATCGATATCTTGAAAAAGAAGTCATTCATATACATTAA
- a CDS encoding TonB-dependent receptor plug domain-containing protein — protein MRYFFYIPWLLSVWPLAAQDSLKTYRFDETVITATRSKIYALEAPNSMQVITRETLEQAHVQMLQDALKSVAGIEFKDYGGISSVKLLSMRGSTGEQVLVLRDGVKLNNPAYGLADLSLINLEDVERIEVYRGGASALYGADAVGGVINIITKGSKTAQNFSAQSEAAISTFDQRTWRMSLRFPLAGWNTSLIYRREYQPDSSYKVNDPISDKKVYRVNSSTNSHAWWMSVRRLTPKWDIVLNHHWLWRDIEFPSTIFNNTSALSGETQGDRQISINPQASYQATDQWLIRGSASYFFTRLNYSNVEPVLNSYTKTYTWSGELIQEFQFNAAHKFTGGLVGTFSGAKGFSEERSGSVTNTSGFETPDVNHQGAFAGDEVRWNPGMKWLDQILIFPSIRVDHYSLYGTAWSPKIGVNGLKRDGKRYYAIRASAGKNFRAPTFNERFWRGDGAIGNASIKPERSVSIDAGITYGAESDIGSLQLDFNVFRIRTRDQIVWLVSNPVTPINQAKTLSQGYEIIAAYAFQNFWKSEFNYTKNRAIDQSEPDQDYRARYQPLYSFKMSHSLSFRQWTTTATTRYVSERFANLQNTLVLKPYWITDAGVGYSFRIKRIKTTLRMDVKNVFDAYFEPVSLFPTVSREFLFSVAVTY, from the coding sequence ATGCGATATTTTTTTTATATACCATGGTTGTTGAGCGTGTGGCCGTTGGCGGCGCAGGATTCATTAAAGACATACCGGTTTGACGAAACGGTGATCACGGCAACACGTTCGAAAATATATGCGCTTGAAGCGCCAAATTCCATGCAGGTGATCACCCGCGAAACACTGGAGCAGGCGCACGTTCAAATGTTGCAGGACGCGCTGAAATCGGTTGCGGGGATCGAATTCAAAGACTATGGCGGAATCAGCAGCGTCAAACTCTTATCCATGCGCGGTTCGACGGGTGAACAGGTGCTGGTCTTGCGCGACGGTGTTAAACTCAACAATCCCGCGTATGGTCTTGCGGATTTGAGCCTGATCAATCTTGAAGACGTCGAGCGTATCGAAGTGTATCGTGGCGGCGCGTCGGCTTTGTATGGCGCTGATGCCGTCGGTGGAGTGATCAATATCATCACCAAAGGTTCAAAGACTGCGCAGAATTTTTCAGCTCAATCCGAAGCCGCAATTTCTACCTTTGATCAACGTACTTGGCGAATGAGTTTACGGTTTCCACTTGCCGGTTGGAATACTTCGTTGATCTATCGCCGCGAATATCAACCTGACAGCAGTTACAAAGTTAACGATCCTATCAGCGATAAAAAAGTATACCGGGTCAATTCATCGACGAACAGTCATGCGTGGTGGATGAGCGTACGCCGGCTGACACCCAAATGGGATATTGTCCTAAACCATCACTGGCTGTGGCGCGATATTGAATTTCCTTCGACCATTTTTAATAATACTTCGGCATTATCCGGTGAGACGCAGGGGGACCGTCAGATTTCAATCAATCCGCAAGCCTCCTACCAGGCCACTGACCAGTGGTTGATTCGCGGATCGGCTTCTTATTTTTTCACGCGGCTCAATTATTCCAATGTTGAACCTGTGTTGAATAGCTATACAAAAACTTACACATGGAGTGGCGAATTGATCCAGGAATTTCAATTCAATGCCGCTCACAAATTTACCGGCGGTTTGGTAGGAACGTTTTCGGGGGCTAAAGGTTTTTCAGAAGAACGATCGGGCTCAGTAACCAATACGTCGGGATTTGAAACGCCGGATGTCAATCATCAGGGCGCATTCGCAGGTGATGAGGTACGTTGGAATCCCGGGATGAAATGGCTGGATCAAATTTTAATATTTCCATCGATCCGCGTGGATCATTATTCTCTCTACGGTACAGCCTGGAGCCCGAAAATCGGCGTGAATGGCCTGAAACGTGATGGGAAAAGATATTATGCAATTCGAGCTTCGGCGGGAAAGAATTTTCGCGCGCCGACTTTTAATGAACGTTTTTGGCGGGGTGACGGCGCGATCGGGAATGCTTCGATCAAGCCGGAACGGTCGGTCTCCATCGATGCCGGTATTACGTACGGAGCCGAAAGCGACATAGGATCATTGCAGTTGGATTTTAATGTTTTCAGAATCCGTACGCGCGATCAGATCGTGTGGCTCGTGTCCAATCCGGTTACGCCAATTAATCAGGCCAAGACGTTATCTCAAGGTTATGAAATTATAGCCGCTTATGCTTTTCAAAACTTCTGGAAAAGCGAGTTCAATTACACCAAAAACCGTGCAATCGATCAGAGCGAACCGGATCAAGACTACAGAGCGCGGTATCAACCGTTATACAGTTTTAAAATGAGTCATTCCTTGTCATTCAGGCAATGGACGACGACGGCGACGACTCGTTATGTGAGTGAACGTTTTGCCAATTTACAAAACACGTTGGTTCTGAAGCCTTATTGGATTACCGATGCAGGCGTAGGATATTCGTTCAGGATAAAACGAATTAAAACGACGTTGCGGATGGATGTGAAAAATGTTTTCGATGCGTATTTTGAGCCGGTGAGTTTATTTCCAACGGTTTCGCGTGAATTTCTTTTTTCAGTCGCGGTAACTTATTGA
- a CDS encoding cation:proton antiporter translates to MIGMLVLFPDFAFAGEVEGEGDGSHHLISSIGISILAATIMAFIGHFAKQPLLLAYIGAGVAIGPEMGFGLVHSKEDIAVIAEIGLILLLFMIGLEIDMKKLRESGKTLIMSGVFQFILCVLLGVGFFAMLGYTISGGNYDLLYLAVCCALSSTAIVVKLLYSKFELDTLAGRITLGVLVFQDIWAIIVLGIQPNLAHPDILQILWSFCKGGILVGMSLLISKYILPHLFKSIAKLPELVLVASLGWCFFICGVADYFGLSVEMGALIAGVAISTFPYNLDVIAKVISIRDFFVTLFFVALGMQIPNPINDLSILAIAGVAALFVIISRFLSVYPILYFLKNGNRVSILASINLANMSEFSLVIASLGLTAGHIGGNILSVIIFVFVLTSIVTTYLIKYSHPLQAAIGKFLPKIGFRDIASSVEQNAVEDHKEIALLGFFRVASSLVRELQDMKAEDGELLDKIVVVDFNPNVHTKLQAIGVKAIYGDISHMDTLHHAGIHDAKVVISTIPDTILVGTDNLKMIKQIQSICPHAKIIVTAESPARALKMYAEGADYVFLPRVLAAEHLTNVIKELLNSHSADFKQEHLDQLKLREEIIS, encoded by the coding sequence ATGATTGGAATGTTAGTATTATTTCCGGATTTCGCTTTTGCGGGCGAGGTAGAAGGAGAAGGCGACGGTTCGCATCATTTGATTTCCAGCATCGGTATCAGCATTCTCGCGGCCACAATTATGGCTTTTATCGGACACTTTGCCAAACAACCGCTTTTATTGGCATATATTGGTGCGGGAGTTGCCATCGGACCTGAAATGGGTTTTGGCCTCGTACACAGCAAGGAAGACATTGCCGTCATCGCCGAGATTGGGCTAATCCTTTTGCTGTTCATGATCGGGCTCGAGATCGACATGAAAAAACTCAGAGAATCTGGCAAAACACTGATCATGTCCGGGGTTTTTCAATTTATTCTTTGTGTTTTACTTGGCGTTGGTTTTTTTGCCATGCTGGGCTATACGATAAGCGGCGGAAACTACGATTTGTTATACTTGGCCGTTTGCTGCGCGTTAAGCAGTACAGCCATCGTGGTCAAATTGCTTTATTCCAAATTCGAATTGGATACTCTCGCAGGTAGGATCACTCTTGGCGTGTTGGTCTTCCAGGACATTTGGGCCATTATCGTACTGGGCATTCAGCCCAATCTTGCGCATCCCGATATTCTGCAAATTTTATGGTCATTCTGTAAAGGTGGTATCTTGGTCGGTATGAGTTTACTGATCAGCAAATATATTCTGCCGCATTTATTCAAATCAATTGCCAAATTACCTGAACTTGTGTTAGTGGCATCGCTAGGTTGGTGCTTTTTTATTTGCGGAGTGGCTGATTATTTCGGGCTTTCAGTAGAAATGGGTGCGCTAATCGCCGGCGTCGCCATTTCAACTTTTCCTTATAACTTGGATGTCATAGCCAAAGTCATCAGTATCCGTGATTTTTTTGTAACGTTATTTTTTGTAGCATTGGGCATGCAAATTCCCAATCCGATTAACGACCTTAGCATTCTCGCCATTGCAGGCGTTGCGGCGTTGTTTGTAATCATTTCTCGGTTTTTATCGGTTTATCCGATTCTTTATTTTCTCAAAAACGGCAATCGCGTGAGTATACTGGCATCGATTAACCTAGCGAATATGAGCGAGTTTTCGCTCGTCATCGCCTCGCTCGGATTAACGGCAGGCCATATCGGCGGCAATATTTTGTCCGTCATCATTTTTGTTTTTGTGCTGACGTCCATTGTAACAACTTATCTGATCAAATACAGTCACCCGCTGCAGGCTGCCATCGGGAAATTCCTGCCGAAAATTGGTTTCAGAGACATCGCGTCATCGGTAGAGCAAAATGCGGTTGAAGATCATAAAGAAATTGCCCTGCTTGGATTTTTCCGGGTAGCAAGTTCGCTGGTGCGCGAATTGCAGGACATGAAAGCCGAAGACGGTGAATTGCTCGATAAAATCGTAGTCGTTGATTTCAATCCCAACGTTCATACAAAGCTGCAGGCCATCGGCGTTAAGGCTATCTACGGCGACATCAGCCACATGGATACATTGCATCATGCGGGCATTCACGACGCTAAAGTTGTTATCTCGACGATACCGGATACTATTCTGGTCGGAACGGATAATTTAAAAATGATTAAACAGATTCAAAGCATTTGTCCTCACGCCAAAATTATCGTTACGGCGGAAAGCCCGGCACGAGCTCTGAAAATGTACGCCGAAGGCGCCGATTATGTTTTCCTTCCTCGTGTATTGGCGGCAGAACATTTGACAAATGTCATTAAAGAATTACTCAATTCTCATTCAGCTGATTTCAAACAAGAACATCTGGATCAACTCAAACTTCGGGAAGAGATCATCAGTTAA
- a CDS encoding NAD-binding protein has protein sequence MPKPIKRQRSFRRLRRALTLFLNNSIVRIQIGILAVVTIGGLLVVFFENNSPMGFYKHVFDGFWWAFVTITTVGYGDAYPVSIGGRLTAIAVMMTGIGVISTLTATISSAFIESRIRKGQGLEKVKLKKHIVICGWNFNVEEIIRTLETELDFPSIVLVNSCDPSPIGEIVTRHKDSEISFVAGDFSKDDILDKANVRQAECVIIVADSNELTANKADEKTIITALTVKNMNSKVRLYAHIINPDNASHLRRAKADDVVVSDKYSGFLLAMHVTNPGVPRVVDELLSLSYGNEIIRLPIPDDLVGKTFWQLTEFFKDKHDAILFGLAHESQKMGLTDLLSDDDSYLDRFIRQKLQESGKKFAEEERMAITINPPKDRVIQKDDVALVIMDKF, from the coding sequence ATGCCTAAACCGATCAAACGACAACGCAGTTTCCGGCGATTACGCCGCGCGTTGACCTTATTTCTTAATAACTCCATTGTTCGTATACAAATCGGAATCCTAGCCGTTGTCACCATCGGTGGATTATTGGTCGTTTTCTTTGAGAATAATTCTCCGATGGGATTCTACAAGCATGTCTTTGACGGATTTTGGTGGGCTTTTGTGACTATTACGACCGTGGGTTATGGCGACGCATATCCTGTAAGCATCGGCGGACGTTTGACAGCCATCGCCGTGATGATGACCGGGATCGGAGTTATTTCTACATTGACAGCAACCATTTCTTCAGCATTTATCGAAAGCAGAATTCGAAAGGGACAAGGCTTGGAAAAAGTAAAACTCAAAAAACACATTGTCATCTGCGGATGGAATTTTAATGTGGAAGAAATCATCCGCACATTGGAAACAGAACTCGATTTTCCATCGATTGTTTTAGTTAATTCATGCGATCCTTCCCCGATCGGTGAAATTGTTACGCGCCACAAAGACTCGGAAATCAGTTTTGTTGCGGGCGATTTTTCAAAAGACGATATTCTCGACAAAGCCAATGTACGTCAAGCAGAATGTGTCATTATTGTCGCCGATTCCAACGAGCTGACCGCCAACAAAGCGGATGAGAAAACTATTATCACAGCGCTAACTGTCAAAAACATGAACTCGAAGGTCCGGCTGTACGCACACATTATCAATCCTGACAATGCATCGCACCTCCGCCGGGCCAAAGCCGACGATGTGGTTGTCAGTGATAAATACAGCGGATTCCTGCTCGCCATGCATGTGACCAATCCCGGTGTTCCGCGTGTCGTCGATGAATTACTCTCGTTGAGTTACGGCAATGAAATTATCCGCCTGCCGATTCCGGATGATCTAGTTGGCAAAACATTCTGGCAATTAACCGAATTCTTTAAAGATAAACACGACGCCATTCTTTTTGGCCTTGCTCATGAGTCCCAAAAAATGGGCTTGACGGATCTCCTGTCTGACGACGATTCATACTTAGATCGTTTTATCCGGCAAAAACTTCAAGAATCGGGTAAAAAATTTGCCGAAGAAGAACGCATGGCTATCACTATCAATCCTCCGAAAGACCGCGTCATACAAAAAGACGATGTCGCCCTTGTGATCATGGATAAATTTTAA
- a CDS encoding cyclic nucleotide-binding domain-containing protein — translation MLEIEFLKKFPLFAGLTDAKLEKLKSIMNEVDYAAKSTIIKDGDRGEEMFLLLSGDVEISKQMMLKFDEDTAGKDKSLIRLSSKFYACFGEMALFEENSERSATVTTVAECRLAIIRRADFAKLVDSDYEIGYIIFRNLARIISDRLKKANKDILKLTTAFVLAVER, via the coding sequence ATGCTTGAAATCGAGTTTCTCAAAAAATTTCCTCTATTCGCCGGATTAACCGACGCCAAATTGGAAAAATTGAAATCGATCATGAACGAAGTGGATTATGCCGCCAAAAGCACCATCATTAAAGACGGCGATCGCGGTGAGGAAATGTTTTTACTTTTGTCGGGCGATGTGGAAATTTCAAAACAAATGATGCTCAAATTTGATGAAGACACGGCAGGAAAAGACAAATCGTTGATTCGCCTTAGTTCTAAATTTTATGCCTGCTTCGGCGAAATGGCTTTGTTTGAAGAAAACAGCGAGCGTTCGGCGACAGTTACGACCGTAGCTGAATGCCGGCTCGCGATTATCCGGCGCGCGGATTTTGCCAAATTAGTCGATTCCGATTATGAAATCGGCTACATTATTTTCAGAAATTTGGCCCGAATTATCAGCGACCGTTTGAAAAAAGCCAACAAAGACATCCTTAAGCTCACAACAGCATTCGTGCTTGCAGTTGAACGTTAA